From a region of the Leptospira kmetyi serovar Malaysia str. Bejo-Iso9 genome:
- a CDS encoding class I SAM-dependent RNA methyltransferase, with amino-acid sequence MKADSEGHKNHSVKPTRKKFTEKIRLKPRSWVNLGYSIANSEEGTFFLKNAIPGESVQTVPLKQSGSLFWGVASEIEAVSQERISSDCGAFPRCGGCSYRHVTYKKELEIKKFLLQETLERSLSKNHIQIPEIEILSGKPNGYRNTAQIQLGFVGSKRIAGFYEEFSHSIVNFPEEGCKNLPDEMNSAFFEFLKKEKNGSAPISKSKTLSFRLEKNRVVPYKKESVEFRETVSIPDPKEIVWQIPAGGFSQINRFLIAPWLEKIFDLVPNHQNRILELYCGSGLISIALQSKTKNWIGYELSSDSVKQARKNVSQNGISSFDFKTLNLETDSIDSAEALDSSFWIMNPPRAGLSKKVSQILCDRKPDGFLYSSCNHTTLARDLSAVLDAGYKISNITLVDFFPRTKHFEVIVKAERN; translated from the coding sequence ATGAAAGCCGATTCTGAGGGACATAAAAATCATTCCGTAAAACCAACTCGCAAAAAATTTACGGAGAAGATTCGGCTCAAACCCCGTTCTTGGGTGAACCTCGGTTATTCGATCGCGAACTCGGAAGAAGGAACATTCTTTCTTAAAAATGCGATTCCCGGCGAATCGGTTCAGACCGTTCCGCTCAAACAATCGGGTTCCTTATTTTGGGGAGTCGCTTCCGAAATCGAAGCCGTTTCGCAGGAAAGAATTTCTTCCGATTGCGGCGCGTTTCCAAGATGCGGCGGCTGTTCCTATCGTCACGTAACGTACAAAAAGGAATTGGAAATCAAAAAGTTTCTTCTTCAAGAAACTCTCGAACGATCTCTTTCAAAAAATCATATTCAAATTCCTGAAATCGAAATTCTTTCCGGAAAACCGAACGGATATAGAAACACCGCTCAGATTCAATTGGGGTTTGTCGGGTCCAAACGAATCGCGGGTTTTTACGAAGAATTCTCGCATTCGATCGTAAACTTTCCGGAAGAGGGATGTAAGAATCTTCCCGACGAAATGAATTCGGCGTTCTTCGAGTTTTTGAAAAAGGAAAAAAACGGATCGGCTCCGATTTCAAAATCGAAAACTCTTTCGTTCCGATTGGAAAAGAATCGGGTCGTTCCGTATAAAAAAGAATCCGTGGAATTTCGAGAAACCGTTTCGATTCCCGACCCGAAGGAAATCGTCTGGCAAATTCCCGCGGGCGGATTCTCGCAGATCAATCGATTCCTGATCGCGCCTTGGCTCGAAAAGATATTCGACTTGGTTCCGAATCATCAAAATCGAATATTAGAATTGTATTGTGGATCCGGATTGATTTCGATCGCTCTTCAATCCAAAACAAAGAATTGGATCGGTTACGAACTTTCATCCGATTCCGTTAAACAGGCAAGGAAGAACGTTTCACAAAACGGAATTTCGTCTTTCGATTTCAAAACCTTAAACTTGGAAACGGACTCGATCGATTCGGCGGAGGCTCTTGATTCTTCCTTTTGGATCATGAATCCGCCGCGCGCCGGATTATCGAAGAAGGTTTCCCAAATTCTTTGCGACCGCAAACCGGACGGATTTTTATATTCCAGTTGCAATCATACCACTCTTGCGCGGGATCTTTCAGCGGTTCTGGACGCCGGTTATAAAATTTCCAATATTACCCTTGTTGATTTTTTTCCGCGCACGAAACATTTCGAAGTGATCGTAAAAGCCGAAAGAAATTGA
- a CDS encoding LIC_10091 family lipoprotein — MFHSKKIPFLLTGCIILTLSCKTPPPKDPWIVPPIEEDKKLFLAPLVVDEFDSKDLGGRHYPASNELRIDLFKPYIENLEGGYLGAGTDQNFTFIAWAKSKYAWLMDFDYTICIINRIHLLFFKLAPDPDSYRELWSRKNKQSSFELIKKEWEKDPEWPLIREAWEVAHRGKSDIPQRWNELDRTSQRFGLKTFIHSKEEYEYVRNMVLQGRIQILKGDINAEKSMRSVGERAARLNVPIRVVYLSNIEDYFSYTPGFRDNLLSLPTDEKGIVLRTMQNGTKEEYGSPDGEKIPVDYPLHYNVQSLENLQDWMLLSGHLHKGILMQFRTPIQKGFSMIKSEPVEALK, encoded by the coding sequence ATGTTTCATTCTAAAAAGATCCCGTTCTTGTTAACGGGATGTATCATTCTTACCTTATCTTGTAAAACTCCTCCTCCTAAAGATCCGTGGATCGTACCTCCGATCGAAGAGGATAAAAAACTTTTTCTCGCTCCTTTGGTCGTGGATGAGTTTGATTCGAAGGATTTGGGCGGAAGACATTATCCCGCTTCGAACGAACTTAGAATCGATCTTTTCAAACCTTATATCGAAAATCTGGAAGGCGGTTATTTAGGCGCCGGCACCGATCAAAACTTTACGTTTATCGCTTGGGCAAAAAGTAAATACGCTTGGTTGATGGATTTCGATTATACGATCTGTATAATCAACCGGATTCATCTTTTGTTTTTTAAACTCGCACCCGATCCGGATTCTTATCGAGAACTTTGGTCCAGAAAAAACAAACAATCCTCTTTTGAACTGATCAAAAAAGAATGGGAAAAAGATCCCGAATGGCCTTTGATCCGCGAGGCTTGGGAAGTCGCACATCGCGGTAAGTCAGATATTCCGCAACGATGGAACGAACTCGATCGTACTTCTCAGAGATTCGGTCTTAAGACGTTCATTCATTCCAAAGAAGAATACGAGTATGTCCGCAATATGGTTCTTCAAGGGAGAATTCAAATTCTCAAAGGCGATATCAACGCCGAAAAAAGTATGAGATCCGTGGGTGAAAGAGCCGCGAGATTGAACGTTCCCATTCGAGTCGTATATCTTTCCAACATCGAAGATTATTTTTCTTATACGCCGGGATTCAGAGACAACCTTCTCAGTTTGCCCACGGACGAAAAAGGAATCGTACTCAGAACGATGCAAAACGGAACCAAGGAAGAATACGGATCGCCGGACGGCGAAAAAATTCCGGTCGATTATCCTTTGCATTACAACGTTCAATCTCTGGAGAATCTTCAGGATTGGATGTTGTTGTCCGGTCACCTTCATAAGGGAATTCTAATGCAGTTTAGAACCCCGATTCAAAAAGGATTTTCGATGATCAAAAGCGAGCCCGTAGAAGCGTTAAAATGA
- a CDS encoding helix-turn-helix domain-containing protein, with the protein MIFLLSRDTFKRLPAMDLNTIRHDWITQKEESSYSVIPDEYCVLGIQVQGRIHLEKENSFQKLNVAGITGMMTGSKTFKATKNTVSFLIRIPPWILAKQVDIPLNEIVNESLSLDSIFPENAVRRLQEDCIREHEEGLESGWAWKKFQSEWKSKKSEPKYIAESIERIRLQSGETSISSLAASLGISQSKLEKDYKEFLGLSPKDYACLIRFRNALLLKNESSNLTDLAYRSGYYDQAHFIREFKKRTGQSPKRWFQAKDRSDRFWNQIYS; encoded by the coding sequence TTGATCTTTCTTCTCTCAAGGGATACGTTCAAACGACTTCCCGCTATGGACTTGAATACGATCCGACACGACTGGATTACTCAAAAGGAAGAATCCAGTTATTCCGTAATCCCGGACGAGTATTGTGTGCTCGGAATTCAAGTCCAAGGTCGGATTCATCTGGAAAAGGAAAATTCTTTTCAGAAGTTGAATGTCGCCGGGATCACCGGAATGATGACCGGTTCGAAAACTTTTAAAGCGACAAAGAATACGGTTTCTTTTTTAATCCGAATTCCTCCTTGGATTCTCGCGAAACAAGTGGACATTCCGTTAAACGAAATCGTAAACGAAAGCCTTTCTCTCGATTCTATTTTTCCCGAGAATGCGGTGCGCCGATTGCAAGAAGATTGCATCCGGGAGCACGAAGAAGGTTTGGAATCCGGCTGGGCCTGGAAAAAATTTCAATCGGAATGGAAATCGAAAAAATCGGAACCGAAATACATCGCCGAATCGATCGAAAGAATCCGTTTACAATCGGGAGAAACTTCCATCTCTTCCCTCGCGGCAAGTCTCGGAATCAGCCAAAGTAAATTAGAAAAAGATTATAAAGAATTCCTCGGACTTTCTCCGAAAGACTACGCCTGTTTGATTCGATTTCGAAACGCCCTTCTTTTAAAAAACGAATCCTCGAACTTGACCGACTTGGCGTATCGTTCCGGTTATTACGACCAAGCTCATTTTATTCGGGAATTTAAAAAAAGAACCGGACAAAGTCCGAAGCGATGGTTTCAAGCAAAAGACCGATCGGATCGATTTTGGAATCAAATATATTCTTAA
- a CDS encoding HEAT repeat domain-containing protein, with the protein MLPVADEKKEIPLEQLQEELNSQNPQIRAQAILELSNRDHKPSLNRIRDLLKNDTNPAVKGTAAIALGTWKDKTSTSEIEKLFDVKSGVTADIVLEALARMEDPNAAKVILPFLQSQDSTLRLIAVDTLVRIGAYSSGESILNLARQNKDPELAKTYAMALGKLKVRSAESFLIELAKTTEPPPTLAASYLALGRISSKNAVPVLVQGLAGDFDKGSENCMIALIEIKSASAISSVIPVLKNKNPEIRYRAVNVLSEIPSSETGPKVLKILEEKDPDSVAPAALVLGRIHFNPARVPIEKSLENSNIPNRENIARSLGYLGDKKSIPILLNVLKESDGEGRYGAAWSLGILQASEALDDLIAASKSRDPKLSSLAVESLGLLRSPKALSTLVEIAENNPNSASVVVPAIASIPGEESRKVLENFAQKENVSLQQVAISELGKRKDKASVPLLIRILEGNRAESSKLLMASLASITGKNFYSRNEWLNWYKLNSK; encoded by the coding sequence ATGTTGCCTGTCGCCGATGAAAAAAAAGAAATTCCTTTGGAACAACTCCAAGAAGAATTGAATTCTCAAAATCCGCAAATCAGAGCGCAGGCAATTTTAGAACTTTCTAATAGAGATCATAAACCTTCCCTGAACCGAATCCGAGACCTTCTCAAAAACGATACGAATCCTGCGGTGAAAGGAACTGCGGCGATCGCGCTCGGAACTTGGAAAGATAAAACCTCAACGTCCGAAATCGAAAAATTATTCGACGTCAAGTCCGGGGTCACGGCCGACATCGTGTTGGAAGCGCTCGCACGAATGGAAGATCCCAATGCCGCGAAGGTCATTCTTCCCTTTTTACAATCTCAGGATTCGACTTTGAGATTGATCGCCGTGGATACTCTGGTTCGGATCGGAGCATATTCTTCCGGAGAATCGATCCTAAACTTGGCGCGTCAAAACAAAGATCCCGAACTTGCAAAGACGTACGCAATGGCATTAGGAAAATTGAAAGTACGTTCTGCCGAATCGTTTCTGATCGAACTTGCAAAAACGACCGAACCTCCTCCTACGTTAGCCGCTTCTTATCTTGCCTTGGGAAGGATTTCCAGCAAAAACGCGGTTCCCGTTTTGGTCCAAGGACTTGCGGGAGATTTCGATAAGGGAAGCGAGAATTGTATGATCGCTCTCATCGAGATCAAAAGTGCGTCCGCGATTTCTTCCGTGATTCCCGTTTTAAAAAACAAAAACCCAGAAATCCGTTATCGTGCGGTAAACGTCCTTTCCGAAATTCCTTCCTCCGAAACTGGACCTAAGGTTTTGAAAATTTTAGAGGAAAAAGATCCGGACTCGGTCGCGCCCGCGGCTTTGGTTTTGGGAAGAATTCATTTCAATCCGGCGCGCGTTCCCATCGAAAAAAGTTTAGAAAATTCTAATATACCGAACCGGGAAAATATAGCTCGATCCTTGGGTTATCTCGGCGATAAAAAGAGTATTCCGATTTTATTGAACGTTCTAAAGGAGTCCGACGGAGAAGGAAGATACGGGGCCGCTTGGTCGCTCGGAATTCTCCAAGCGTCCGAAGCCTTGGACGATTTGATCGCCGCGTCCAAATCCAGAGATCCGAAACTTTCTTCCTTGGCCGTGGAATCGCTCGGACTTCTACGATCTCCGAAAGCGCTTTCTACGCTTGTGGAAATCGCCGAAAACAATCCGAACTCGGCTTCGGTCGTCGTTCCTGCAATCGCTTCGATTCCCGGCGAAGAATCTCGTAAGGTTCTGGAGAATTTCGCCCAAAAAGAAAACGTTTCCTTACAACAAGTTGCGATATCGGAACTCGGTAAAAGAAAAGATAAGGCGAGCGTTCCTCTTTTGATTCGGATTTTGGAAGGCAACCGGGCCGAAAGTTCCAAACTTTTAATGGCTTCTCTCGCATCGATCACAGGAAAGAACTTTTACTCTAGGAACGAATGGTTGAACTGGTATAAACTCAACTCGAAGTAA
- the thpR gene encoding RNA 2',3'-cyclic phosphodiesterase: protein MRTFLGIAVPDDVKEQLTSICFGLPDVRWVPKENFHVTLVFLGEQSEEQLDVLFEFCSQVSFPEFRLNLKSVGTFGKQKSPSILFADVDSSPELLQLQKILDSGIRRIGLKPDRQDYHPHLTIGRFKNSNGTRVLTYLEEFSGFVSSSFPVSEFHIYSSKTFSEGPIYSIEESFSLLPSYKNYESLGS from the coding sequence ATGAGAACCTTTCTCGGTATCGCCGTACCCGACGACGTGAAAGAACAACTAACTTCGATTTGTTTCGGACTTCCCGACGTCCGCTGGGTTCCGAAGGAAAACTTTCACGTGACCCTGGTGTTCTTAGGGGAACAATCCGAAGAACAGTTGGATGTTTTGTTCGAGTTCTGTTCTCAAGTTTCCTTTCCCGAATTTCGGTTGAATCTAAAATCCGTGGGAACGTTCGGAAAACAAAAATCGCCTTCGATTCTTTTTGCGGACGTTGATTCTTCCCCGGAACTTTTACAACTTCAAAAAATTTTGGATTCGGGGATTCGAAGAATCGGTTTAAAACCGGATCGACAAGACTATCATCCGCATCTTACGATCGGTCGCTTTAAAAATTCCAACGGAACGCGGGTATTGACGTATTTGGAGGAATTCTCCGGTTTTGTCTCTTCCTCGTTTCCGGTTTCGGAGTTTCATATCTATTCTTCCAAAACTTTCTCGGAAGGACCGATCTATTCCATTGAAGAATCTTTTTCACTTTTACCGTCTTACAAGAATTATGAGAGTCTCGGATCTTAA
- the aat gene encoding leucyl/phenylalanyl-tRNA--protein transferase translates to MKDFSDFFRNPHVWDREIVAVGGDLSPERLLYAYKNGIFPWSDHPILWYCLDPRGIFDLNKLHISKRLKRKINQKHYTITFNRAFEQVMRCCAYRPGEETWITDLFIKGYTEFHKLGYAHSLEVWDENGKLGGGVYGVAIGNFFAGESMFSFIPDFGKIGLFHLFEALKKDRFTLFDTQQLNIVTLGLGAYQIPKKEYLKRLESAVASGKKWNPPRSVL, encoded by the coding sequence TTGAAAGATTTTTCCGATTTTTTTCGAAACCCGCACGTTTGGGATCGCGAAATCGTCGCGGTCGGGGGCGATCTTTCTCCCGAAAGACTTTTATACGCGTATAAGAACGGAATCTTTCCCTGGTCCGACCATCCTATCCTTTGGTATTGTCTGGATCCGAGAGGAATTTTCGATCTCAATAAATTGCATATTTCCAAAAGACTCAAACGCAAAATCAATCAGAAACATTATACGATCACTTTCAACCGAGCCTTCGAACAAGTTATGCGCTGTTGCGCCTATCGTCCCGGAGAAGAAACTTGGATCACCGATCTTTTTATCAAAGGTTATACGGAGTTTCATAAACTGGGATACGCGCATTCTCTGGAAGTTTGGGATGAGAATGGAAAACTCGGAGGCGGAGTTTACGGAGTCGCAATCGGAAATTTTTTCGCGGGTGAATCCATGTTTTCCTTCATTCCCGATTTCGGAAAAATAGGGCTCTTTCATTTGTTCGAGGCTTTGAAAAAAGATCGGTTCACTTTGTTCGATACTCAGCAACTAAACATTGTTACTCTGGGACTCGGTGCGTATCAAATTCCCAAAAAAGAATATCTCAAACGTTTGGAATCCGCCGTCGCTTCCGGCAAAAAATGGAACCCTCCTCGTTCCGTTCTTTAA
- a CDS encoding N-acyl homoserine lactonase family protein, whose amino-acid sequence MKFAGWRFFLCFCLVFGCVSESRTEREGRSNSTVSKNCKSNLGLYVFEYGKSLYPDRFLNVEEDKGSREIVYLFYLIRIPGKNILIDSGFFNDSYKKKFGFVSFESPDKLLKKCGMDPKEITDIVLTHFHFDHAGGIFLFPSANIHIQNHDYDLLKKQIYFPNQSSYLNKLGKTDRLHSFDGTFSLSPGLQILFTGGHTPGSQALEWVASDRKQFLITGDECYFIEECNNGIGLPKEAAFSLKRNRDFIDYVRVLNGKGTKILTLHDPSIMTQGEELVPGVRILDSF is encoded by the coding sequence ATGAAATTCGCGGGATGGAGATTCTTCCTTTGTTTTTGTTTGGTCTTCGGTTGTGTTTCCGAAAGTCGAACCGAAAGAGAGGGGCGTTCGAATTCGACCGTTTCCAAAAATTGTAAATCGAATCTCGGGCTTTATGTTTTCGAATACGGGAAAAGTTTATATCCCGATCGTTTCTTGAACGTGGAAGAAGATAAGGGAAGTCGCGAGATCGTTTATCTTTTTTATTTAATCCGGATTCCTGGAAAGAATATCCTGATCGATTCGGGTTTTTTCAACGATTCTTACAAAAAGAAATTCGGCTTTGTGAGTTTTGAAAGTCCGGATAAACTTTTAAAAAAATGCGGAATGGACCCGAAGGAAATCACCGATATCGTCCTTACGCATTTTCACTTCGATCATGCGGGAGGAATTTTTCTTTTTCCTTCGGCGAACATTCATATTCAAAATCACGATTACGATCTTTTAAAAAAACAAATCTACTTTCCGAATCAATCCTCGTATTTGAACAAATTGGGTAAAACCGATCGGCTTCATTCTTTTGACGGAACGTTTTCTCTTTCGCCCGGTTTGCAAATATTATTCACGGGCGGACATACGCCGGGATCTCAGGCTTTGGAATGGGTCGCTTCCGATCGGAAACAATTCTTAATTACGGGCGACGAATGTTACTTTATCGAAGAATGTAATAACGGAATCGGTCTTCCCAAAGAAGCGGCGTTCTCGTTAAAACGAAATCGCGATTTTATCGATTACGTTCGGGTTTTAAACGGGAAAGGAACCAAAATTCTCACCTTACACGATCCTTCGATTATGACGCAAGGCGAGGAACTTGTTCCCGGAGTGAGAATATTAGATTCTTTTTAA
- a CDS encoding hemerythrin domain-containing protein encodes MNSITQPSARIEVYDFPHRGLRNALSIWILETGKTEFQNSEEWNRLKTLSAEVLRLLEIHARDEESVSLKYLGKIDPSYSAKDIQTHALLEKEIREIRKHLDRVELSDIATRNEIKKELYKNLIRFQTRYLVHMEEEETETQSNLWKEFSDAELENHRKEIMTSLATEDLRLWVRYVAPTLPSEERKRFVSMTQKILFQNAGKN; translated from the coding sequence ATGAATTCAATCACACAACCATCTGCAAGAATCGAAGTATATGATTTTCCTCATAGAGGACTTAGAAACGCGCTTTCCATCTGGATATTGGAAACCGGAAAAACCGAATTTCAAAATTCGGAAGAATGGAATCGACTCAAAACCCTCAGCGCTGAAGTTCTAAGACTTTTAGAAATTCACGCGCGCGACGAAGAAAGCGTAAGTTTAAAATATTTGGGTAAAATCGATCCTTCCTATTCCGCAAAGGATATTCAAACCCACGCGCTTTTGGAAAAGGAGATTCGGGAAATTCGAAAACATCTGGATCGAGTGGAGCTTTCCGACATCGCAACCAGAAACGAAATCAAAAAAGAACTTTATAAAAATCTAATTCGTTTTCAAACGCGTTATCTCGTTCATATGGAAGAGGAAGAAACGGAAACTCAATCCAACCTTTGGAAAGAATTCAGCGACGCGGAACTGGAAAATCATCGCAAAGAAATCATGACTTCCTTGGCCACCGAAGATCTGCGGCTTTGGGTTCGTTACGTGGCCCCTACCTTGCCATCGGAAGAAAGAAAACGATTCGTGTCCATGACCCAAAAAATTCTCTTCCAAAACGCGGGAAAGAATTGA
- a CDS encoding AMP-dependent synthetase/ligase: MYKNLADMLIQSTEKFGDRPVFWSKGEDKEFHPTSYKQLYDMGIALAEALIDMGLKAREHVGVLADNRLEWMITDYAVQFSGAANVPRGTDVTESELEYILHHSEAKIVFIENDKMLEKYNKVKSKLPKVETIIVMDKASTAKGKNIHKIYDLIEEGKALRAKGGKKAEKRIEDIKPEDLFTLIYTSGTTGMPKGVMLMHSNMIHQMIHVVPMLLTDIKPTDSMLSILPIWHIFERVNEYGAISSGIQTYYTKVSDLKNDLAKAKPSFMASAPRVWESVYTGIYNKVNDPKQTPPLRRGLFKLAYFFSKHYNASRRFLNGLEVDYENRNILKSLAIGTKSLIVLLLTGPFTVSAMAILAYLALPAYGVHLPNALFFTIAGLGLIFNAKTLDAIVLSKIRAATGGRLKGSMSGGGALQSHVDNFFNDIGMLVLEGYGMTETSPVISVRPFVKPIIGSVGFLVPKSELMIKDDNGHVLTHINDKYEVLAGKLGQKGVVFVKGPQVMKGYYKNPEVTKKTIVDGWMNTGDIGFINFKKTLTLTGRAKDTVVLLGGENVEPVPIENKMDESPYIKQSMVIGQDQKVLGAIIVPDVDQLAAWCKENGIDPSKVEELIKNPKVIDFYKKEVRSYNSTKTGFKSFEQVQHVILTKKPFEVGDELTNLLKMKRHVITEKYSKEIKKVYDKD; the protein is encoded by the coding sequence ATGTATAAAAACCTCGCGGATATGTTAATACAATCCACCGAGAAATTTGGAGATCGACCTGTATTCTGGAGCAAGGGAGAAGATAAAGAGTTCCACCCTACTTCTTATAAACAGCTATACGACATGGGAATCGCCCTTGCCGAAGCTCTCATCGACATGGGATTGAAAGCAAGAGAACACGTCGGAGTGTTGGCTGACAACAGACTCGAGTGGATGATTACGGACTACGCAGTTCAGTTTTCCGGTGCGGCTAACGTGCCTCGGGGAACGGACGTGACCGAGTCCGAATTAGAATACATCCTTCATCACTCGGAAGCAAAGATCGTTTTCATCGAAAACGATAAGATGCTGGAAAAGTACAATAAGGTTAAATCAAAACTTCCGAAAGTCGAAACGATCATCGTTATGGACAAGGCTTCCACCGCAAAGGGAAAGAACATCCATAAGATTTACGATCTGATCGAGGAAGGAAAAGCCCTTAGAGCAAAGGGAGGTAAAAAAGCGGAAAAAAGAATCGAGGACATCAAGCCCGAAGATCTTTTCACTCTGATTTACACTTCCGGAACTACGGGAATGCCGAAGGGCGTTATGCTCATGCATTCCAACATGATTCACCAGATGATTCATGTCGTTCCTATGCTTTTAACGGACATCAAACCTACAGATAGTATGCTTTCCATATTACCGATTTGGCATATATTCGAACGAGTAAACGAATACGGCGCCATCTCGAGCGGAATTCAAACGTATTATACCAAAGTGTCCGATCTCAAAAACGATTTGGCGAAAGCGAAACCTTCGTTTATGGCTTCCGCGCCTCGCGTTTGGGAAAGTGTTTACACAGGAATTTACAATAAAGTAAACGATCCGAAACAAACCCCTCCGCTTCGCAGAGGATTGTTTAAACTCGCTTACTTCTTCTCGAAACATTACAACGCTTCTCGAAGATTTTTGAACGGTTTGGAAGTGGATTACGAGAATCGAAACATTCTCAAGTCGCTTGCAATCGGAACAAAGTCTCTGATCGTTCTTCTGTTAACCGGTCCTTTTACGGTGAGTGCGATGGCGATTCTCGCTTATTTGGCTCTTCCCGCTTACGGAGTTCATTTACCGAACGCGCTATTCTTTACGATCGCGGGTTTGGGATTGATCTTCAACGCAAAGACGTTAGACGCGATCGTTCTTTCCAAGATCCGCGCGGCAACGGGCGGAAGATTAAAAGGATCCATGTCGGGCGGAGGCGCGCTTCAATCGCACGTGGATAACTTCTTCAACGATATCGGAATGCTCGTTTTGGAAGGATACGGAATGACCGAAACCAGCCCCGTGATCTCGGTAAGACCTTTCGTAAAACCGATCATCGGTTCCGTAGGATTTTTAGTTCCTAAATCCGAACTGATGATCAAAGACGATAACGGTCACGTACTGACTCACATCAACGATAAGTACGAAGTTCTCGCGGGTAAACTGGGACAAAAAGGCGTTGTCTTCGTAAAAGGTCCTCAAGTGATGAAAGGGTATTACAAAAATCCGGAAGTTACGAAAAAGACCATCGTGGACGGTTGGATGAACACAGGAGATATCGGGTTCATCAACTTTAAGAAAACCCTCACCTTAACCGGAAGAGCGAAAGACACCGTTGTATTGTTAGGCGGAGAAAACGTGGAACCGGTTCCGATCGAGAACAAAATGGACGAATCCCCGTACATCAAACAATCCATGGTTATCGGTCAGGATCAAAAAGTCCTCGGCGCGATCATCGTTCCCGATGTGGATCAGTTGGCGGCTTGGTGTAAGGAGAACGGAATCGATCCTTCTAAAGTGGAAGAATTGATTAAGAATCCGAAAGTCATCGACTTCTATAAAAAAGAAGTTCGTAGCTACAACAGCACGAAGACCGGATTCAAATCCTTCGAGCAGGTTCAACACGTGATTCTTACGAAAAAACCTTTCGAAGTAGGCGACGAGTTGACCAACCTTCTAAAGATGAAACGTCACGTGATCACCGAAAAATACAGCAAGGAAATTAAGAAAGTCTACGATAAGGACTGA